Proteins from one Dysgonomonas sp. HDW5A genomic window:
- the rpoC gene encoding DNA-directed RNA polymerase subunit beta' translates to MAFRKDSKVKSSFSKITVSLASPEEILENSSGEVLKPETINYRTYKPERDGLFCERIFGPVKDYECHCGKYKRIRYKGIVCDRCGVEVTEKKVRRERTGHIHLVVPVAHIWYFRSLPNKMGYLLGIPTKKLDMIIYYERYVVIQAGIKEEEGVAYKDLLTEEEYLNHLDTLPKDNQLLDDMDPNKFIAKMGAEAVYDLLARLNLDSLANTLRHRANTDTSQQRKNEALKQLQVVEAFRGSKAKNRPEWMVVKIVPVIPPELRPLVPLDGGRFATSDLNDLYRRVIIRNNRLKRLIDIKAPDVILRNEKRMLQEAVDSLFDNSRKSSAIKTESNRPLKSLSDSLKGKQGRFRQNLLGKRVDYSARSVIVVGPELKMHECGLPKDMAAELFKPFVIRKLIERGIVKTVKSAKKIVDRKEPVVWDILEHVMKGHPVLLNRAPTLHRLGIQAFQPKMIEGKAIQLHPLSCTAFNADFDGDQMAVHLPLGNDAVLEAQMLMLASHNILNPANGAPITVPSQDMVLGLYYITKIRPGAQGEGLTFYGPEEAIIAYNEKKVDIHALIKVYVRDLDENGQVATIMRETTVGRVLVNQNTPIEVGFINEILSKKSLRDIIGNIIKLAGVAKTAQFLDDIKDLGYTMAFRGGLSFNLEDVIIPAEKETLVKQGYDEVEQILGNYNMGFITYNERYNQIIDTWTHINSKLSNILMKQLSEDDQGFNAVYMMLDSGARGSKEQIRQLSGMRGLMAKPQKSGAEGAQIIENPILSNFKEGLSVLEYFISTHGARKGLADTALKTADAGYLTRRLVDVSQDVIINEEDCGTLRGLVCTELKNNEEVVASLYERILGRVSVHDIQHPLTGEVLVESGEQIREEAATIIQNSPIERVEIRSVLTCESKKGVCAKCYGRNLATGRMVQKGEAVGVIAAQSIGEPGTQLTLRTFHVGGIASNIATENSIMTKYDGILEIDDLRVVETIDEAGKKVQIVVSRLVEIRVVDPNTKIVLLTHNIPYGAKLYFKEGANVKKGDVICEWDPFNAVIVSEATGKIKFENVIENVTYKVESDEQTGLKEKIIIESRDKTKAPEAHILDEKGNIIKTYSLPLGAHVVKEDGDTMKAGDVLVKIPRAVGKAGDITGGLPRVTELFEARNPSNPAVVSEIDGEASFGKIKRGNREVIITSKTGEIKKYLVPLSKQILVQENDFIRAGMPLSDGATTPSDILAIMGPTAVQEYIVNEVQDVYRLQGVKINDKHFEVIVRQMMRKVEVVDPGDTRFLEQQVIDKHEVMEENDRIWGKKVVVDAGDSSTFEPGQIVTARKLRDENSMLKRRDLRIVEVRDAIPATANQILQGITRAALQTQSFMSAASFQETTKVLNDAAIHGKVDRLEGLKENVICGHLIPAGTGQRDFDKLVVGTKEDFDRVMANRKTVVDFDSVE, encoded by the coding sequence ATGGCTTTTAGAAAAGATAGTAAAGTAAAGAGTAGCTTTTCAAAAATCACAGTAAGTCTTGCTTCTCCGGAAGAAATTCTGGAAAATTCAAGCGGTGAAGTCTTGAAACCCGAAACTATAAACTATCGTACCTACAAACCCGAACGTGATGGTTTGTTCTGCGAACGTATTTTTGGTCCGGTAAAAGACTACGAATGTCATTGCGGTAAATACAAACGTATCCGATATAAAGGTATCGTCTGCGACCGTTGTGGTGTAGAGGTTACTGAGAAAAAAGTAAGACGCGAGCGTACCGGTCACATCCACTTGGTAGTGCCTGTTGCTCACATCTGGTATTTCCGTTCTTTACCTAACAAAATGGGTTATCTTCTTGGTATACCAACCAAGAAACTTGATATGATCATTTATTACGAACGTTATGTTGTAATACAAGCTGGTATCAAAGAAGAAGAAGGTGTTGCTTATAAAGATTTATTGACTGAAGAAGAATATCTAAACCACTTGGATACACTTCCTAAAGACAATCAACTGTTGGACGACATGGATCCAAACAAGTTTATTGCCAAAATGGGAGCTGAAGCGGTTTACGATCTATTGGCTCGTTTGAATCTCGATTCATTGGCTAATACACTTCGTCACAGAGCTAATACAGATACTTCTCAACAACGTAAAAACGAGGCTTTGAAACAACTTCAAGTTGTGGAAGCTTTCCGTGGATCGAAAGCAAAAAATCGCCCGGAATGGATGGTTGTTAAGATTGTACCTGTAATACCACCCGAACTTCGTCCACTGGTTCCTTTGGATGGAGGTCGTTTTGCTACATCTGACTTGAATGACTTGTATCGTCGTGTTATCATACGTAACAACCGTTTGAAACGATTGATCGACATTAAAGCTCCGGATGTAATCCTTCGTAATGAGAAACGTATGCTTCAAGAGGCTGTGGATTCATTGTTTGATAACTCTCGTAAATCGAGTGCAATCAAAACAGAATCGAACCGTCCTCTTAAATCACTTTCCGATAGTTTGAAGGGTAAACAAGGACGTTTCCGTCAAAACCTTTTGGGTAAACGTGTTGACTATTCGGCTCGTTCGGTAATTGTCGTTGGACCTGAATTGAAGATGCACGAGTGTGGTCTTCCAAAAGATATGGCTGCTGAGCTATTCAAACCATTTGTGATCCGTAAATTGATTGAGCGTGGTATCGTGAAAACGGTAAAATCTGCTAAAAAGATTGTTGATCGCAAAGAACCTGTAGTATGGGATATTCTTGAGCATGTGATGAAAGGTCACCCCGTATTGCTCAACCGTGCCCCTACTCTTCACCGTTTGGGTATTCAAGCATTCCAACCTAAAATGATCGAGGGTAAAGCAATCCAATTGCACCCACTTTCATGTACTGCCTTCAATGCCGACTTTGACGGTGACCAGATGGCTGTTCACTTACCTTTGGGTAACGACGCTGTATTGGAAGCTCAAATGTTGATGCTTGCTTCTCATAATATCTTGAACCCTGCTAACGGTGCACCTATTACTGTACCTTCTCAGGACATGGTATTGGGATTGTATTATATCACAAAAATACGTCCGGGAGCACAAGGGGAAGGTCTTACTTTTTACGGACCTGAAGAGGCTATTATTGCTTATAATGAGAAGAAAGTGGATATACATGCCCTTATTAAAGTGTATGTAAGAGACCTTGACGAGAACGGACAAGTGGCTACAATTATGCGTGAAACTACGGTTGGACGTGTACTTGTAAACCAAAATACTCCGATCGAAGTAGGATTTATCAACGAAATCTTATCTAAAAAATCACTAAGAGATATTATCGGTAATATCATCAAATTGGCAGGAGTTGCTAAAACAGCTCAGTTCCTTGACGATATTAAAGATCTTGGATATACAATGGCATTCCGTGGAGGATTGTCGTTTAACCTTGAGGATGTAATTATCCCCGCAGAAAAAGAAACGCTGGTTAAACAAGGATATGATGAAGTTGAACAGATTCTAGGAAACTACAATATGGGATTCATCACCTATAACGAGCGTTACAACCAGATTATTGATACCTGGACACACATCAACTCTAAGTTGTCGAACATTTTGATGAAACAACTTTCGGAAGATGACCAAGGTTTTAATGCTGTATACATGATGCTTGATTCGGGAGCCCGTGGTTCTAAAGAGCAGATTCGTCAGTTGTCAGGTATGCGTGGATTGATGGCAAAACCTCAGAAAAGTGGAGCGGAAGGTGCTCAAATTATTGAGAATCCTATCCTTTCTAACTTTAAAGAAGGTCTGTCGGTGTTAGAGTACTTTATCTCTACCCACGGTGCTCGTAAAGGTCTTGCCGATACAGCATTGAAAACAGCCGATGCAGGATACTTAACACGTCGTCTGGTTGACGTATCACAAGATGTGATCATCAATGAAGAAGACTGTGGTACACTTCGCGGACTTGTTTGTACAGAACTTAAAAACAACGAAGAAGTTGTAGCTTCACTATACGAACGTATATTGGGTCGTGTTTCGGTTCATGATATTCAACATCCTTTGACAGGAGAAGTCCTTGTTGAGTCTGGAGAACAAATCAGAGAAGAAGCCGCTACAATTATTCAAAATTCACCAATTGAGCGTGTTGAAATCCGTTCGGTATTGACTTGCGAATCTAAAAAAGGCGTATGTGCTAAGTGTTACGGACGTAACCTTGCTACAGGTCGTATGGTTCAAAAAGGAGAAGCCGTTGGAGTTATCGCTGCTCAGTCTATCGGTGAGCCTGGTACACAGCTTACACTTCGTACGTTCCACGTAGGGGGTATCGCTTCGAATATTGCTACTGAAAACAGCATCATGACAAAATACGATGGTATTTTGGAAATTGATGACCTGCGTGTTGTTGAAACTATCGACGAAGCAGGTAAGAAAGTACAAATCGTTGTGAGCCGTCTGGTTGAAATACGTGTGGTTGATCCTAATACTAAAATCGTATTACTTACTCACAATATTCCTTATGGTGCTAAACTTTATTTCAAAGAAGGTGCCAACGTTAAGAAAGGTGATGTAATTTGCGAATGGGATCCATTTAATGCTGTTATCGTATCGGAAGCAACAGGTAAGATTAAGTTCGAAAACGTAATAGAAAATGTTACTTACAAAGTAGAGTCGGATGAACAAACCGGTTTGAAAGAAAAGATCATTATCGAATCGCGTGATAAGACTAAAGCTCCTGAAGCACACATTCTGGATGAAAAAGGCAATATAATCAAAACATACAGTTTACCTCTTGGTGCTCACGTTGTCAAAGAAGATGGCGACACTATGAAAGCCGGAGATGTACTGGTTAAGATACCTCGTGCTGTAGGTAAAGCGGGTGATATTACCGGGGGTCTTCCTCGTGTTACCGAGCTATTCGAAGCACGTAATCCGTCTAACCCTGCTGTTGTATCTGAAATTGATGGAGAGGCTTCGTTTGGTAAGATCAAACGTGGTAACAGAGAGGTAATTATTACATCTAAAACAGGTGAAATAAAGAAATATCTGGTTCCACTTTCTAAACAAATTCTGGTACAAGAGAATGACTTTATCCGTGCAGGTATGCCTTTATCGGATGGTGCTACTACTCCTTCGGATATTCTTGCTATCATGGGACCAACTGCGGTACAAGAGTATATTGTAAACGAAGTACAGGATGTATACCGTCTGCAAGGTGTGAAAATCAATGATAAACACTTCGAAGTTATCGTACGTCAGATGATGCGTAAGGTAGAAGTGGTTGATCCGGGAGACACTCGTTTCCTTGAGCAACAAGTGATTGATAAGCATGAGGTAATGGAAGAAAACGATCGTATCTGGGGTAAAAAAGTGGTTGTAGATGCAGGTGACTCTTCTACATTCGAACCCGGACAGATTGTTACAGCTCGTAAACTGAGAGACGAAAACTCGATGTTGAAACGACGTGACCTTCGTATAGTAGAAGTTCGTGATGCAATTCCTGCAACTGCGAATCAGATACTTCAAGGTATCACCCGTGCGGCTCTTCAAACACAAAGCTTCATGTCGGCTGCTTCGTTCCAGGAAACTACTAAGGTTCTTAACGATGCTGCTATTCATGGTAAGGTTGACAGATTGGAAGGTCTGAAAGAAAACGTTATTTGCGGTCACTTGATTCCTGCAGGTACAGGTCAACGAGATTTTGATAAGCTTGTTGTTGGTACTAAAGAAGATTTTGACAGAGTAATGGCTAACAGAAAGACTGTTGTTGATTTTGACAGTGTAGAGTAG
- a CDS encoding DUF4097 domain-containing protein, with protein MKTRIISGLALFCLLTVFYSCSDSDDNNTPSIPGDISEEGKGPSADDRLDIPVSEAFLGDSIQSMLRYSLQTNPVSIVNASTTQNGHIEVLGGYKSEAAVYIYAKADDQSSLSKEQINTILDKYYDVKSEVNGKTINASVTEKTGINHGTDYHQLRVSMKIFTPQSVSSQLSLQNGSIFVQSLTGPQHTATTTSGAIKYLHTEATTITANSTNGYIAFINSKASEAMSAKTQKGSIQIAVPSTTKAHLNLSSTNHVTASVLTASNFDGTKTKNVVKGELNGGGANINASVGYGSVIFRWYTNN; from the coding sequence ATGAAAACCAGAATTATTAGTGGCTTAGCTCTATTTTGTTTACTTACTGTATTTTACTCTTGTAGTGATAGTGATGATAATAATACTCCATCCATACCGGGAGATATTAGTGAGGAAGGTAAAGGACCTTCGGCTGACGACAGGCTAGATATACCTGTGAGTGAGGCTTTTTTAGGTGATTCGATTCAGTCGATGCTTAGATATTCGTTACAGACTAATCCTGTAAGTATTGTAAATGCGTCTACGACTCAAAACGGGCATATCGAAGTATTAGGCGGATATAAATCGGAAGCGGCAGTATACATTTATGCCAAGGCAGATGACCAATCTTCTTTATCTAAGGAACAAATCAATACTATATTAGACAAATATTATGATGTAAAGTCAGAGGTAAATGGAAAAACAATCAATGCTTCTGTCACCGAGAAGACAGGTATAAATCATGGTACTGACTACCATCAGTTAAGGGTATCGATGAAAATCTTTACGCCTCAAAGTGTTTCTTCGCAGTTAAGCCTTCAGAACGGAAGTATCTTTGTACAGTCTCTTACCGGCCCGCAACATACAGCAACTACAACGAGTGGTGCCATAAAATATTTACATACAGAGGCTACTACAATTACAGCCAACTCAACCAATGGCTATATTGCTTTTATTAATTCAAAAGCATCTGAAGCAATGAGTGCTAAGACTCAAAAAGGAAGTATACAGATTGCAGTGCCTTCAACAACAAAAGCTCATCTCAATTTGTCTTCAACAAACCATGTTACAGCTTCGGTATTAACGGCTAGTAATTTTGATGGTACAAAGACTAAAAATGTTGTAAAAGGAGAATTAAACGGAGGAGGAGCCAACATTAATGCATCTGTCGGTTATGGATCTGTTATCTTCAGATGGTATACGAATAATTAA
- a CDS encoding alpha-2-macroglobulin translates to MRKKINPILVLMLSLGFLLFTNACSRKGSRTIDPEFARYIAAFTYGSVSSVSSIQIELNQDMPAVELNTEVDQDLFEFSPKIKGKAYWVNTRTIKFVPEPGELKQGETYDAWFKLDKVLQVEKDFKEFYFYFKVPEQNFAVDILPYSPTKDNDLTWNTVRGTLSLADEAAMPDIEKMLSVEGNSNTAVVKIEATDVKGRYAFTIDSLKRTTQDLTYTLKVDGSPIGAKRDAEQLPIVLPAINASTFSVIDVRTAYEPSECIRITFSDPLSNNQNIQGLVNPNGIENFSYDIQKNVLKLYLDANSNNTSVDLNIFKELKSSENKTLDKNYNYQLSLEKNKPEIKLLNSGNILPSSDNLNIPFQAVNLWAVDITIVKIFENNVLGYLQSNDFGGDNELRRFGRLVLKKQIRLDEDHTMRLDQWNNFSIDLSTLIKQDPGAIYRIKFTMKKEYSLYPCSGIVPQVPQEAGLERFDNRMTEEDEAVWDIPQTYYYDPIDWEDYNWEEREDPCKSSYYSNRSSDCIVYASNIGLIAKIGSDKKVTVALTDILTTKPISGAVVDVYNFQMQRIGSAKTDGDGFATIDYKGGIPFVVVASKDKDKGYLKLTSNLSLSLSNFDVSGKEIQKGLKGYIYGERGVWRPGDSIYLTFILDDKVNPLPKGHPVSLDMFTPTGQLYQKFVNTSGKDGFYTFKLATDPGAITGNWRADIKVGGATFSKTIRIETVKPNRLKVRLNVGELIDASKGVLNSTLSSQWLHGAAASNLKASVEMTLSLAGNPFKGYEAYSFNNPASNFTTDTYTIYEGRLDASGNASISAKLPPASNAPGMLKATLVSRVFETGGDASIYSQTAAYSPYSAYVGIKSPNESDYEMLETGKDNVMDIITLTPEGKPVSRSDVNVKIYKIKWSWWWNRNNDDLSSYVNNTSANVVLDKDVSTVGGKAKVSFKVEDAEWGRYLVMATDRQSGHISGKVIYVDWPAWKGRSDKEDASGLTMLSFSTDKKTPYQVGEKVTVTIPKSSDGRVLISIEDGTKVIQRDWAKTSAKEDTKYTFEVTDEMNPNFFIFATLLQPHAQTDNDLPIRLYGVLNIKVENKNTILTPVITMPDELRPEKEFTVSVSEKNKKAMTYTLAVVDEGLLDLTSFKTPNAWTDFYAYQALGVRTWDMFDMVVGAQAGKLGPLLSIGGDETLKPSSNPLNRFKPVVKFLGPFTMKKGETQSHKIKLDPYIGSVRVMVVAGSQDGAYGSTEKTVAVKNPLMVLSTLPRVAGPDEEILLPVNVFAMDKKVKTVNVTVQAANGLFQFVDGTSKSVTFTETGDKVIYFKVKVAKKTGAEKVTIKASGGGESSNETIDIMVRNPNPPIILTSDALVPAGQSHELNIDMDSPTADDWVRLEVSRMPAVDLSKNMAYLYDYPYGCSEQVTSRVFPLLYVGAFRKFSEKETEKMKYNINEAIKILSSRQLGDGGIVYWPGSSYPTEWVSTYAGHFLIEAKNKGYNVPESVISKWKQFQKKTAQRWNRGDLYSSYYSYSMNDLQQAYRLYTLALAGEPELGAMNRLKEMKELSIQARWRLAAAYAIAGKKDAAQQIVTNVPLTVDNYSAFNNTYGSPARDMAMIMETNLLLGRTEKALSLASQISAALSSDYISTQTAAFGLMAMSQLAEKMGKGVIAYDWSLNGVAQKVESSSLVFNEYTIKPQEAVNINFTNKGQGQLYVRLIGRTQPLVDKSQPKNDGINLYVKYVDDNNNEIDVTSLQQGTEFFANVIVQNVSGESITDLALTQIFPSGWEIFNSRLFNAAANATNPSFNYQDIRDDRVMTFFNLGNGYSTAIKVRLQAAYCGRFYLPAVSCEAMYKPQTQSRTSGMWVEVKQ, encoded by the coding sequence ATGAGAAAAAAGATAAATCCCATATTGGTACTTATGCTCTCGCTAGGCTTTTTGTTATTTACAAATGCCTGTAGTCGTAAAGGATCACGCACTATTGATCCCGAATTTGCACGTTATATTGCAGCATTTACTTACGGATCGGTTTCGTCGGTATCTTCTATCCAGATCGAACTGAATCAGGATATGCCTGCCGTGGAGTTGAATACCGAAGTCGATCAGGACTTATTCGAGTTTTCCCCGAAAATTAAAGGAAAAGCATATTGGGTAAATACACGTACAATCAAATTTGTACCCGAACCCGGCGAGTTGAAGCAAGGCGAGACTTACGATGCTTGGTTCAAACTCGATAAAGTACTTCAGGTGGAAAAAGACTTCAAAGAGTTTTATTTCTACTTTAAAGTACCGGAGCAAAATTTTGCCGTAGATATCTTACCCTATTCCCCAACAAAGGACAATGACCTGACATGGAACACGGTAAGAGGTACACTTTCTCTGGCAGATGAGGCAGCTATGCCCGATATCGAGAAAATGCTTTCGGTAGAAGGAAATTCCAACACAGCCGTTGTGAAAATAGAAGCTACAGACGTAAAAGGACGATATGCCTTTACTATTGACAGTTTAAAAAGAACAACTCAGGATTTGACCTATACGTTGAAGGTAGACGGTTCGCCTATCGGAGCAAAAAGAGATGCAGAGCAATTGCCCATTGTATTACCGGCTATCAATGCTTCCACCTTTTCGGTGATTGATGTACGCACGGCTTACGAACCATCGGAATGTATACGTATTACATTCAGCGATCCTTTATCGAACAATCAGAATATACAAGGATTGGTTAATCCGAATGGAATCGAAAACTTCTCGTACGATATACAAAAAAATGTATTGAAACTCTATTTAGATGCCAACAGCAATAATACCAGTGTCGATCTGAATATCTTTAAAGAGCTGAAAAGCTCCGAGAATAAAACATTAGATAAAAATTATAATTATCAGCTCTCACTTGAAAAAAATAAACCCGAAATTAAATTACTCAACTCGGGTAACATCCTTCCAAGTTCCGATAATCTGAATATACCCTTTCAGGCAGTCAATCTGTGGGCAGTAGATATTACCATTGTCAAGATATTTGAAAACAATGTATTAGGATACCTTCAATCAAATGATTTTGGAGGTGATAATGAATTGAGACGCTTCGGGCGTTTGGTGCTTAAAAAGCAAATAAGGCTCGATGAAGACCATACCATGCGATTGGATCAATGGAATAATTTCTCGATAGACTTATCAACACTTATTAAACAAGATCCGGGTGCAATCTATCGGATTAAGTTTACCATGAAGAAAGAATATTCATTATACCCATGTAGCGGAATAGTTCCCCAAGTCCCTCAAGAGGCAGGTTTGGAGCGATTCGACAACCGTATGACGGAAGAAGACGAAGCTGTTTGGGACATACCTCAAACCTATTATTATGATCCTATAGATTGGGAGGATTACAATTGGGAGGAAAGAGAAGATCCTTGTAAAAGCAGCTATTACAGCAACCGTTCATCCGATTGTATAGTATATGCTTCTAATATAGGTTTGATCGCTAAAATAGGCTCAGACAAAAAAGTAACAGTTGCACTTACCGACATACTTACAACAAAACCCATATCAGGAGCAGTTGTTGATGTATATAATTTCCAGATGCAACGTATAGGATCGGCTAAAACCGACGGAGATGGTTTCGCCACTATTGACTACAAAGGAGGCATTCCTTTTGTGGTAGTGGCATCAAAAGATAAAGACAAAGGATATCTGAAACTGACTTCTAATTTATCCCTATCGCTCAGCAATTTTGATGTGAGTGGAAAAGAGATACAAAAGGGATTGAAAGGGTATATTTACGGAGAAAGAGGAGTCTGGCGTCCGGGCGATTCTATTTACTTGACATTTATTTTGGATGATAAAGTAAATCCCCTGCCTAAAGGGCATCCCGTATCATTAGACATGTTTACACCCACAGGGCAACTCTATCAGAAATTTGTAAATACATCGGGAAAAGATGGCTTCTATACTTTCAAACTGGCAACCGATCCGGGAGCTATAACCGGTAACTGGCGGGCAGATATAAAAGTAGGAGGAGCTACCTTCTCAAAAACAATACGAATCGAAACCGTAAAACCCAACAGGCTGAAAGTCCGTTTAAATGTTGGTGAACTGATTGATGCAAGCAAAGGTGTCTTGAACAGTACCTTATCTTCGCAATGGTTGCACGGTGCAGCAGCATCCAATCTGAAAGCGAGTGTTGAAATGACCTTGTCATTAGCCGGTAATCCGTTTAAAGGATATGAAGCATATTCGTTTAACAATCCGGCAAGCAACTTTACTACCGATACCTATACCATATACGAAGGTCGATTGGATGCGAGTGGAAATGCTTCCATATCAGCGAAACTACCTCCGGCGTCCAATGCTCCGGGAATGCTTAAAGCAACATTGGTATCGAGGGTATTCGAAACAGGAGGCGATGCAAGTATCTATTCGCAAACAGCAGCCTATTCTCCATATTCGGCTTATGTAGGTATAAAATCGCCTAATGAATCAGACTATGAAATGTTGGAAACAGGCAAAGACAATGTGATGGATATAATAACATTGACTCCCGAAGGAAAACCTGTTAGCAGATCGGATGTCAATGTCAAAATATATAAGATCAAATGGTCGTGGTGGTGGAATCGTAATAACGACGACCTGTCTTCCTATGTCAACAATACATCGGCAAATGTAGTATTGGATAAGGATGTATCGACAGTCGGAGGAAAAGCCAAAGTTAGTTTTAAAGTCGAAGATGCAGAGTGGGGACGCTATCTGGTGATGGCTACCGATCGTCAAAGCGGTCATATCTCAGGAAAAGTGATCTATGTTGACTGGCCTGCATGGAAAGGACGTTCGGATAAAGAAGATGCTTCGGGATTAACCATGCTGTCTTTCTCAACAGATAAAAAGACACCTTATCAGGTGGGCGAAAAAGTAACGGTGACCATTCCTAAAAGTTCGGATGGACGAGTGCTTATCAGTATCGAAGACGGTACCAAAGTCATACAACGCGATTGGGCTAAAACCAGTGCAAAAGAAGATACCAAATACACATTTGAAGTAACGGACGAAATGAATCCTAACTTCTTCATCTTCGCAACACTTTTACAACCACATGCTCAAACGGACAATGATTTGCCTATTCGTTTGTATGGTGTGTTGAATATCAAAGTGGAGAATAAAAACACCATATTGACTCCCGTCATAACCATGCCTGATGAACTGCGACCCGAAAAAGAATTTACCGTTTCGGTATCGGAGAAGAATAAGAAGGCAATGACCTATACTCTGGCTGTAGTGGATGAAGGTCTGCTTGATCTGACTTCATTTAAAACACCCAATGCGTGGACCGATTTCTATGCTTATCAGGCATTAGGAGTTCGTACATGGGATATGTTCGATATGGTAGTAGGTGCACAAGCCGGAAAACTGGGTCCATTGTTGAGTATCGGTGGTGACGAGACTCTTAAACCATCGAGCAATCCTTTGAACCGATTCAAACCTGTGGTGAAATTCTTAGGACCATTCACCATGAAGAAAGGCGAAACACAATCGCATAAGATAAAACTCGATCCGTATATCGGTTCGGTACGAGTGATGGTGGTTGCAGGTTCACAAGACGGAGCTTACGGAAGTACCGAAAAAACGGTTGCAGTGAAGAATCCGTTGATGGTTTTATCAACACTTCCAAGAGTTGCAGGACCTGACGAGGAGATACTACTTCCTGTGAATGTATTTGCAATGGATAAAAAAGTGAAGACAGTAAATGTAACTGTTCAGGCAGCCAATGGATTATTCCAGTTTGTTGACGGAACAAGCAAGTCGGTAACATTTACCGAAACAGGCGATAAGGTGATTTACTTTAAAGTAAAAGTAGCCAAGAAAACAGGAGCTGAAAAAGTAACCATAAAAGCGAGTGGCGGAGGCGAAAGCTCAAACGAAACTATCGATATAATGGTACGGAACCCTAATCCACCTATTATATTAACTTCCGATGCTTTGGTTCCGGCAGGACAATCGCACGAATTAAATATTGATATGGATTCGCCCACAGCAGATGATTGGGTTAGACTCGAAGTTTCTCGTATGCCGGCTGTTGATCTGAGTAAGAATATGGCCTATCTCTATGATTATCCTTATGGATGTTCGGAGCAAGTAACATCACGCGTGTTCCCTCTGTTATATGTCGGAGCATTCCGTAAATTCTCGGAAAAAGAAACCGAGAAGATGAAATACAATATCAACGAAGCCATCAAAATATTGTCATCACGTCAATTAGGAGATGGGGGTATAGTTTATTGGCCGGGTAGTTCGTATCCAACAGAGTGGGTGAGTACCTATGCAGGTCATTTCCTTATCGAAGCTAAGAATAAAGGCTATAATGTACCCGAATCAGTTATCAGTAAGTGGAAACAATTCCAGAAAAAAACAGCTCAGCGTTGGAACAGGGGAGATCTTTACAGTTCTTATTACTCGTATTCGATGAACGATCTGCAACAAGCATACCGTTTGTATACATTGGCTTTAGCCGGTGAACCGGAATTAGGAGCTATGAATCGATTGAAAGAAATGAAAGAGCTTTCGATACAAGCTCGTTGGAGATTAGCTGCCGCGTATGCCATTGCAGGTAAAAAAGATGCAGCTCAGCAAATTGTGACGAATGTTCCTTTAACTGTCGATAATTATTCGGCATTCAACAATACCTACGGTAGCCCCGCTCGTGATATGGCGATGATAATGGAAACTAACTTATTGTTAGGCAGAACCGAGAAAGCCCTTTCGTTAGCATCTCAGATATCGGCTGCATTAAGCTCCGATTACATTTCTACCCAAACGGCTGCATTTGGTTTGATGGCCATGTCTCAATTAGCCGAAAAGATGGGTAAAGGAGTGATAGCTTATGACTGGAGTTTGAATGGCGTAGCTCAAAAGGTCGAAAGTTCATCTCTGGTATTTAATGAATATACGATTAAACCACAGGAAGCTGTGAATATCAATTTCACAAATAAAGGTCAAGGGCAATTATACGTTCGTTTGATTGGACGTACACAACCTCTGGTAGACAAATCTCAGCCTAAAAATGACGGGATAAATCTGTATGTGAAATATGTGGATGATAATAATAACGAGATTGATGTGACTTCACTTCAACAGGGGACAGAGTTCTTTGCTAATGTGATTGTTCAGAATGTTTCGGGCGAATCTATCACCGACTTAGCACTTACCCAGATATTCCCTTCGGGTTGGGAAATATTCAATAGCCGCTTATTTAATGCAGCCGCTAATGCTACCAATCCATCGTTTAACTATCAGGATATACGAGACGATAGGGTGATGACATTCTTCAATTTGGGTAATGGGTATTCAACAGCAATCAAAGTTCGCTTACAAGCTGCCTATTGCGGTCGATTCTATCTTCCGGCAGTGTCTTGCGAGGCTATGTATAAACCGCAAACTCAAAGCCGCACTTCGGGCATGTGGGTTGAGGTAAAACAGTAA